From Paenarthrobacter sp. A20:
GGAAGTCGCTGACCAGCGGATCGTACGTCTTTGAGTTCACTGCCATGCCGATGCCGGAGGGTGAGACGAACTCGTTGGCCGCCGTCACGGAACCCGACGTGGTGGGAAGGGTGAAGAAGTCGATGTCGTCCCGGACATCGGGGTTGAGCTTGTCGGTTGCCAGGCTGGGCAGCTCCCACGTGCCGATGTTGTACATCGCGGCCTGGCCGGAGGTGAACTGGTTCTGCGCGTCCGAGTAGCCTTGCGCGGAGAAACCATCCTGGAAGCACTTGGCCTTACCGAGTTCAGCCATCCATTGAACAGTCTTTTGGCCCGCGGGATCGCTGAACGCAGCCTCGCCCTTCTTCAGTTTCTGGACGAAATCCGGTCCAGCGGCCCGGAACGGCTGGTACGCGACGTAGCGTTCCAGCGGCCACTGGTCCTGCCCGTCGATGGCGATCGGCGTGATTCCTGCGTTGCGCAAAGCGGTGCACATCGCGGGGACGTCGTCCAAGGATGCAGGCACAGTCACGCCTGCTTTTTCCAGCAAGGCCTTGTTGTACCAGATGAATTCCAGCTCGAACTGGAACGGGATCATGTACAGGGAGCCGTCGTCGAAGCGTTGGTAGTCCAGTGCGCCGGGGCGGTAGTCATCATAGAGGTCCAGCGACTTCAGCAGCTTGTCGGCGTCCACCATCTTGCCTTGCTTCGCCAGCTGCTGGGCGAAGGGGGTGGCGTCCGTGTCGAACAGTTCGGGGAGCTTGTTTGCCGCGGCCAGGGTTTCGAGTTTCTGGATGTAGGAGGGGCGGTCCGGGGTGGTGATGAGGTTTAGCGCGAAGCCCGGGTGGTCCTTGGCGTAGTCATCGGCGAGCTTCTTCATGATGTTGATCACCGCCCCATCGGCGGGCCTGGAGAGGAGCCACGATATTTCGCGGGGTTTGATCTCCCCGGTGGGGCTGACGTTGGCGGGGTCGCTGGTGCTCCCTCCGCCGCCGCAGGCCGTCAACGCCAAGGCTGCGACGGCCGCGACGGCGGCAGCACGGAATAGTTTCTTCATTGCGGCAATCTCCCTTGATTGGAACAGAGGTTGGTTGGGGTAGGGCGGAGTATTCAGTTGTCGGTGCGCTGACGTACCTCAAGTTCGGTGACAGTGACGTTTCCTTCGCCGGCGAAGACGCCGATCCGTCCGGAAGCGAGGTCGTAAATCCTGGCGCTGAGCGCCACCTGACGGTCGACGACGGCGACGCAAATGTCGCCGTCGACGATGACCTCAAGGGTGTGCACGCCCGGGGTGAGGTCACAGGGCCGCTCCAGTTCGACGTCGAACGGGACGTCGCCGGAGACGTGCCACTGCGCATCGCCTGTGATGGTGCGCGGCCAGCGGTCGAAGACGAGCCGGCCGCGCTTGGGTTCCAGACGCAGGACGTAGGAATGGTCGCCGTCGTGGCTTGAGCGGAGCAGCAGCCCGCACTCGGTGGTGTTGGCCGCGATGTCCAGCACAGCCTTGGCGTAGAACTGATCCGGCAGCTCTTCCGCGGAGATCAGGGCGGAGTATCCGTCCGGCACGGCCAGCCGGGCCGGCAACGCGCTGGTCAGGGATACCGGAACGTCGTCCCAGAAGCTCTCCACCAGCTCATCCGCGAAGGAGAAAGCGAGTGTCCCGTCGGGGTTTTGGCGGGCTTCCAGCACGGACATGGTGCCAGCCCACTGCCACGGCCCTTGATCGCGGTTGCCTTCCTTGCTGGCGATCCATCCGAAGAAGAATCGTCGCCCGTCGCGCTCGGCGGACTTTGACGCGTAGAAGGCGCGCCCGTCGATGCTGTCCAGGTCCGGCACGATCCATGGCCCATCCGGGCTCTTGGCCATCCGGTAGCGGGTGGTGAACGATTCCGAGAACTCGGAGTACACCATGTACCACCAGTCACCCCAGGCGAACACGTCCGGGCATTCGTGGGTGATGTAACGGCGCGGATCCCAGAACGGCTCGGTGTGCTGCCAGGTCATCAGATCACTGGACACACACTGCGCGATGACTCCGCGGCGCCGTTCAGGCCCGGTGGAATGCCGGGCTGCCAACAGCATCTTCCATTGCGACTTGCTGTCATCCCAAAACACGAAGGGATCCCGCCAGTCACCGGACTCGTAACCGTCCGGAGCGCCGAAAGTCAGTTCCGGGTGTTTTTGCCAGGTCCGCATGCCATCGGTGCTCGTGGCGTGCATGACCAGCTGGAGCGGCGCGCCGTCGGGTCCCAGGTTGCGGGGGTTCTGGCCTGTGTAGAACAAGTGGTGGATGCCGGACTCGTCCGTGACGATGCTGCCGGTATAGGCGTTGAAGTCCAGGTCGGTTTCGCTGCCATGGTGCAGGGAAACGCCGTGGTCCTCAAACTGCGTGAGGTCCTTGGTGGTAACAAGGTTCCATGAGGTTCCGGGCTTCGGGTCGGAGCGGTCTTCGTGAAGGTAGAAGAGCCAGAACTCCCCGTCCTTCTCGAAGGGGATGAGGTCCCCAACCCATCCGTCGGCGGGTTGGAAGAAGACTGAGCGTTTCATCTGCGCTGATGTCCATTCTGCTAAAGCGTTTGATCACTCGTAAGCTAGCGCGAAAACCATCTGTGTTCAAGCGTTTTAGCAAAATTCATTTTCAGTAAAAGTAGTGGTGCTAAAACGCTTGACCGTCGGAACCCCTGCCACTAATGTCCTGCGTAGCCGATGACTTACCGGACCGCTCGATGCTGAGCCGTACGGACCAGGCCACGAGTACCGATCCAGCTCTCCCACATGACGTGCAGCATCAGGCTGCCCCGGAACCGCATCCGGCAGCCCGCGCCCGTTCATTACCGCCGAATGACGTTTGGCGCGCCGTCGTGCCTGCCAAACCTTGAGAGGAAACGAATCAATGACGTATGACATCTCTCGCCGCACTGCCCTGCAAGGTGCAGGAGTTGGCGCACTGGCACTTCTGATGTCCAGTGCCGTCCCTGTAGCAGCGCACGCCCAGGCATCCCTCCGGGCGATCTACCACATGACTCCGCCATCGGGATGGCTGTGTGATCCGCAGCGTCCCGTTCATACCAACGGCGCCTACCAGCTCTACTACCTGCACTCCGGCCAGAACAACGGACCGGGCGGATGGGACCACGCGACCACGAGTGACGGTGTGTCGTACACCCACCAGGGCGTGGTGATGCCACTGCAGCCGGACTTCCCGGTGTGGTCGGGATCGGCCGTCGTGGACACCGCCAACACGGCAGGCTTCGGGGCGGGCGCCGTGATCGCGCTCGCCACCCAACCCACGGACGGCATCCGGAAATTCCAGGAACAGTATCTTTACTGGTCCACGGATGGCGGCTACACCTTTACCGCATTGCCTGACCCGGTGATCGTGAACACTGACGGACGAACGGCCACCACCTCGGCGGAAATAGAGAACGCTGAATGGTTCCGTGACCCCAAGATTCACTGGGATGCGGCGCGGAACGAGTGGGTTTGTGTCATCGGCAGGGCCCGCTACGCTGCCTTCTACACCTCTCCCAACCTGAGGGACTGGCAATGGAAGTCCAACTTCGACTTCCCCAACCACGCCCTGGGCGGCATCGAATGCCCGGACCTGTTCGAGATGACAGCCGGAGACGGCACCCGGCATTGGGTGTTCGGCGCGAGCATGGACGCCTACAGCATTGGCCTGCCCATGACCTTTGCCTACTGGACAGGTTCATGGAACGGCACAGCGTTCATCGCGGACAACCTCACACCGCAGTGGCTTGACTGGGGATGGGACTGGTACGCCGCCGTGACCTGGCCGGCCGTGGAAGCACCTGAGACCAAGCGCCTTGCCACCGCGTGGATGAACAACTGGAAATACGCGGCCCGCGACGTGCCCACGGACGTATCCGATGGTTACAACGGACAGAATTCCATCACGCGCGAACTCAGGCTTGAGCGCCAATCGGGTGGCTGGTACACCTTGCTCAGCGCCCCCGTTCAGGCGCTTTCCAACTACGTCACGTCGACCACCACCCTTCCGGATCGCAGCGTCAACGGCAGCTTCGTACTGCCGTGGGGCGGGCGGGCGTATGAGCTGGAGCTCGATATCTCCTGGGACACGGCCGCGAACGTTGGGGTATCGGTGGGCCGCTCGCCGGATGGCGCGCGCCACACCAACATCGGGAAGTACGGTGCTGAACTGTACGTCGACCGCGCACCCTCGGACCAAAGCGGCTACGCACTGGCGCCGTACACGCGCGCTGCAGCACCCATCGACGCCAACGCGCGGTCTGTTCACCTGCGCATATTCGTTGACACGCAAAGTGTGGAGGTGTTTGTGAACTCCGGGCATACGGTGGTCTCCCAGCAGGTGCATTTCGCAGACGGCGACACAGGGATTTCCCTCTATGCCGACGGCGGCCCGGCCAACTTCACCGGAATCACCATCCGCGAGTTCGGGAACGCCATTTAGGGGCCGTCCACCAAGGCGGAAAGTACGACGGCGACGCTCCAGCGGGCGGACGCGTCGCCGTCGTACGTCGCTGTCAGTTGATGGTTCCAGCCTTGACAACCGGGACGCTGCCACGACACTGATTGCATGTACAGGAACAGCCGTGTGTCCGCCCAGTTTTCGATGTCCCTCGACGGCTTCATTGCCCGCGACGATGACGGGATCGGCCCCCTATTCGACTGGTACGAGGCCGGAAGCGTTGAAACCTGGATGCCGGGACACCCTGTTCCGTTCCACCTCAGCGAGGCCGATGCTGCGTACTGGACCTCCCTTCCGCGCGAGGGCGCGTTCATCGCCGGCCGCCGAATCTTCGACATGACGAAAGGGTGGGGCGGGCATCCACCCAACGAATCGCCGACGGTGGTGTTGACCCACCGCGAACCCCCGGCGGATTGGCCGCCCATCAGGCGGGACGGCAGGCCCGTGCCGTTCGAGTTCGTCGCGGACCTGGAATCGGCATTTGATCGTGCTGCCGACCTCGCGGCAGGCGGAGAAATTGGCGTCGCGGGCGCGGACGTCGTTCAGCAGTGCTTGCGCCGCGGGCTGGTCGACGAACTGCGCGTGGACCTCGTGCCGGCACTGCTCGGGAGCGGCATACGGTGGTTCGGAGAGCTCGATGGTGACATCATGCTTGACGAGCCGGTGATCGTTCCGGGTAACCGGGTGACCCACTTGATCTACCGGGTACGTCGCTGAGGGCTCAGGTGTTGAGCTCAAGCATCAGTGCCGGCAGTTCGGCGGCCAGTTCGCGTGCCAGGAAACCCAGCGGGCCGAGCTTGCTGGCCAAACGGTCCGCCGCCGCAGCGTGAAGGTGGGTTCCCCAACAGGCGGCCTGCGCGTCGCTGGTTCCCCGCGCCCGCAGCCCGGCGACGGCGCCAGCGAGAACGTCACCGCTGCCGGACGTCCCCAGTCCGCCGTGCCCGGTGGTGATCTTCCATAACTTCGCGCCGGCGCCCGACGGCTCGGCAATGACGCCCTGGCAGCTCACCACGGCATCAAACCGATCTGCCACGGCGGCAACATCGCGTTCGAGGTCTTTCACGTCCCGACCAGCAGCGCCGCGCCGGGCGTGGTCCGGGCCCCTCCGATCACCAGCACAGCTCCCCGCGAGTACTTGTCCTCGCCCGGTTCCGGCAACGGCCAGTCACGCAGCAGCGAGGGCGTCACCAGGATGGTGGCACCGGATTCACTGCGGGTGGACATTGGCGTCCCCTGCATGTTCGGTCACTGCCACTCCCTGCTCGGCCAGATGGTCAGCCACATTGAAACTCTCCAGTTCCCAGGGGCCCGCACCCGTAGGACGCACGTAACGGGTGATCGACGCATTCAGCACCGACGTGGTCGCCTGGATGGTCTCGGCTCCGGCCAAGCTCGCCTCTGTCGCGGCCACGTTGCCTTCGCTTTCACCGTGCCGGATCAGCAGCAACTCCACGGCACCGGCTTCCTGCACCGCGTCCGTCAGCCCGTCCTCGTTCACAAAGATCACTCCTCCGCGTGCGTTGCCGAATGCAGAACACTACCCACTGGGTACCCACCGGTCCAGAGAATAAACGCACGACGGCGATCGGGGAACCCTGTTCCCGGAACCCGCGGTGAAGTAGGTTGCTCGCATGGAGGACTCATATCAGGTCATCATTGCCGGTGCCGGATTCGCCGGAGTTGCAGCTGCCAAAGAACTTGGCCGCAAGGGTGTGCGCGTCTTGCTGATCGACTCAAACAACTACCACCAGTTCCAGCCACTCCTATATCAGGTAGCGACGTCCCAGATTGGCGTGTCGGCCATCGCCCGGCCGCTGCGTTCAGTTTTCCGCCGCTACAAGACGGTGAAAGTCCTGACCGCCAAGGTGGACACCGTCAATGCGGGAGAGCGGGCGGTCACAACTGCTGATGGCCAAACGATGCGCGCCGAAATCCTGGTTATTGCTGTCGGGGCCGTCCCGAACTTCTTCAACACCCCTGGGGCGGAAGAACTGGCTTTCCCGTTGTATTCCGTCACCGACGCCACCCGGCTCGGCACAGGCCTGACGCGGTTGCTGGACCAGGCGGACAGAAAGCCTGACGGTTCCGTGGATGTAGTAGTGGTGGGAGGCGGCCCCACTGGAGTTGAAACTGCCGGGGCAATGGCCGAGAACGTCAAGTACGTGGTTCGCAAATACTTCTCGCCGGAGCTCGCAGCGCGCTGCCGTGTGCACCTCGTGGACATGGTTCCCAGCGTGTTGAACATGTTCTCCTCAAAATCCCAGAGCTACGCAACAGAACACTTGAAGAAGGTGGGGGTCCAACTTCACATGGGAGTTGGTGTTACCGAGGTCCGCGCTGACGGCGTGACCTTGGCCGATGGGAGTTCCGTACCTGGCCAGATCGTGGTGTGGGCCGGAGGCCTGAAAGCGGGCGATCTTATTGCCGGCTCCGGACTGACCCAGGGGAGAGGGGGCCGCATTGACGTTGATACGGACCTGACTGCTCCGGATGTGGAGGGCGTGTACGTCGTCGGGGATTGCGCCAACATCACCGATTCCACGGGTGCGAAGTTGCCGCAGCTGGGGTCGGTGGCTCAACAGGCAGGTAAGTGGGCCGCATCAAACATCCTTGCGGATCTCAAGGGTGGGACCCGTACCCCGTTCCGGTACGTCGACAAGGGGTACATGGCGATGATCGGACGGGGTGCCGCCGTTGCGGAGCTCGGCCGCAAACGGATCCAGTTGCAGGGCGTTTTTGCCTTCCTTTCATGGCTGTTGGTACATCTGGCCCTGTTGTCGGGCTTGCAACAAAAGATCCGTGCCCTGTTTTCGTGGCTCAACGGATACATCCTTCACAGCCCCGCTCAAGTGGTGGTCAGCGGGCCTATCGAAAAGGAAGGGCCCGAGCAGGCGGCCAGCGGGAAGCCATGATGTCACGTCCTTCGGGTCGAGGGTGTGCGCAAGCTGCGAAGATATGAGTAGGAATCCCGAACAAGGAGCATCATGACCCTCAAAGAACGCCTGAAGGCCGACGTCGTTGACCACATGAAAGCCGGAAACAAGATCGCGCTGACCACGGTGCGCAACGTGCTGGGTGAGATCACCACACGGGAGAAGTCGGGCAAGACCCCTGTGGAACTCGACGACGTGCAAGTGACGTCGCTGCTGCAGAAGGAAGCTGCGAAGCGCCGGGATACGGCCCGTATTTACACCGAGGCCGGCGAGGCGGACCGGGCGGCAGCCGAGGTGGCAGAAGCGGAGATCATCGAGGAATACCTTCCCAAGGCACTCACCCGGGAAGAAGTGGAATCCATCGTTGACGAAGCCATCGACGCCCTGAAGGCCGACGGCCAGGAACTTTCCATGCGTTCCATTGGGGCCGTCATGAAGCCCGTCACCGCCAAGGTAGCCGGTCGTTTCGACGGCAAGACCGTCAGCGAAATTGTGCGCGGACGCTTGGCCTAGAGCAACCCCGCAAACAGGTCAGTGTTTGGCGGCCGTTCGGGCCATCAAGGCCCGGAGGTCGTCGGCTACCTTGGCTACCTCGCGTTGGCGGGCGCTTCGGTGAGGCCTTGATTCATGGCCCGCCGGCCTGGCTTTAGGAGGAGTGGCACGGAGCTGCGGATCGCGACGGAACGCTGCGTCGCGTCCAATCTTGGGATCACGCACTGGGGCGTCAACGCTGACGGAGCCCTGCAGGGGATCGTGGAAGAGCGGAAGGTTCATGGTCACTGATCCTGACACATGCGCTCGCCCTCCGATATGGACAACCGCCCACGATCTACCCGAATGACTGTGCAGATGTCCATTCGGGCTGTAGCGCGTGCCTAGCCCCAGAGCGCCTTCTTGAGCAGCGCCCTCAGTTGCACATTCTCCTCGTCGGTCAATGCGGCGAGCTGCGTCTCCTCGCAAACTTCCAGCGCGGCCCGCGCCTTGTTGTGGATCCGCCGGCCCTCGGCTGTGGAGACGATGATCTTCGCCCGGCGGTCCTGCTTGCCCTGGGCTCGTGTGACCAGGCCGCGGTGTTCGAGATCGTCCACGAGGCTGACCACCTGGCTTGGGTCCAGGCTGAGGAAATCAGCGAGCTCCCGCTGCGTGGGTTCCAGCCCGCTGCACGCGAGAGTCAGCACGGAAAATGAGCGTTCCCTCAGTCCGTAATCCGCCAGCGCCTTGTTGTTCAGCAGCGAACCCGTGGCGTGCAGTTTGGCCAGCAACAGGCCCACATCACTGCCGATTTTTGCTGCGGCCAGGCGCGGGGTTTCCACTTCGGTGCTTTGCGGGCCCATGACAACTCCAATAGTAATGAAAAACAATCGTTGACTTTTTCAATGATCCGTATTCTCATTGATCATGACAAGGATCTCACGATGCTGTGGGATCGGCCCCACCGGCGTCAGCCGGTTACTGCATGCGAAGGAGCACGCCATGAGCTTGAACGGCAAGGTTGCAATCGTTACTGGGAGTGGGCAGGGTCTTGGACTCGCTTACGCGAGGGAACTCGCCCGCCGGGGTGCCGCCGTCGTGATTAATGACGTGAATGCTGAGACTGCGGCGGAGGCTGTTGCGCTGATTGAGGCCGACGGCGGTCGGGCTACGGCGGTGGTGGTTCCGGTGGGTTCGACGGATGCTGCGAAGGCGTTGGTGGCCGGTGCTGTGGAGGCGTTTGGCGGGCTGGACATTCTGGTGACGAACGCCGGGATTCTGCGGGACAAGAGCTTGTTGAAGATGACGGATGAGGATTTTGACGTCGTCATCAACGTCCACCTGAAAGGCACATTCACGTGTGTCCGTGAGGCGTTTGCGTACTTCAAGGAGAACAACATCCCCGGCCGGATCATCACGATTGGTTCGCCGACCGGCCAGCGCGGCAACTTTGGCCAGAGCAATTACGCCGCGGCGAAGGCCGGCATCGTCGGCATGGTGCGCACGTGGGCCCTGGAGATGAAGAGGGCCGGTGTGACGGTGAATTCGGTGATTCCGGTGGCGGCAACAGCAATGACCAAGACGGTGCCGTATTTCCAGAAAGCTGTCGAGGCTGACGAGCGTGGCGAGGCGATGCCGTCGTTCTTCCGTCACGATCTTGGTTTTGGAACGGCCGACGACGTTGCCGGGCTGATTGCCTTCCTCGCCTCTGATGAGGCCACCGGGATCACGGGCCAGGCGATTGGTGCCGGTGGTGACCGGTTGCAGGTCTGGACGCACCCGACCGCGGCGAGCACTGAGTACCGAGAGGGCGGCTGGAGCTACGAGGCGCTGCAGGAGAACGCCGGCTCGCTGTTTGGCGCAGAGGCGCTGCAGAGCTTCGGCGAGGAATTCCTGCCCTTGCCCGCGGAGTTGCAGCCCGAGCCGGCTAAATCTGAAGCGGTTCAGGCGCGCTGATCATGGCAGACCGTTACGAACTGGGCATCGACGCCTCCGGGCTGGATGCGATCGACATGCATGTCCATCTCGAGGTGGACAGTTGCGGGCATGGCTCACTCCCGGAGGCGTTGACGGAGGCGTCGGCGAAGTACTTCAAGGCCGAGGACCGGACACCGTCGCTGGACAGGATTGCGGAGGTGTACCGCGAACTCAACATGGCCGCCGTCGTTTTCACGGTGGATGCCCGGACGCAGCTCAAGCACGAACCGAACAGCATCCCGGAGCTGATTGCCGGGGCTGCGCGGAACAATGATGTGCTGATTCCGTTCGGCAGTGTGGACCCGCGGACGGGGGAGGACGCGATCGCCGGGGCCAAGCACCAAGCTGTTGAGCTCGGCGCCCGGGGTTTCAAGTTCCATCCCTCGTTGCAGGGCTTCGACCCGTCCAATGAAGCGTTCTACCCGTTGTGGGAGGCCCTGCAGGAGTTGGGGTTGCCGTGTATTTTCCACACGGGCCAGAACGGCATGGGGGCTGGTCTTCCGGGCGGGTATGGGATCAAGCTGGCGTACTCGAACCCGTTGTTGCTCGATGCGGTGGCTGCTGATTTCCCGGGCCTACAAATCATCATGGCCCACCCCTCGGTGCCGTGGCAGGACGAGGCGAACTCGATCGCGACGCACAAGTCCAACGTGTTCATCGACCTGTCCGGGTGGTCGCCGAAGTACTTCCCGGAATCCTTGGTGAAAGCCTCGAATTCGGTGTTGCAGGACAAGGTGTTGTTCGGCACGGACTTCCCGCTGATCACCCCGCAAAAGTGGCTGGGCGCATTCGCGGACCTGCCGCTCAAGGACGAGGTCCGTCCCAAGATCCTCAAGGACAACGCGGTCCGGCTCCTGGGACTGGGCGGCTTGGGATGAGCACCACGACGACAGCAACAGGTGTGGAGCAGCGGCTGTACTCCGTCGCCGACTGGTACGACGCCGAAGCGCTCCTGACCACCGAAGAGCGCCGGGTTTTGGGCCGCTTGCGGGACTTCCTGGAGACCGCGGCCAAGCCGTTGCTGGCCGAGTATTGGGAGCGTGGGGAGTTCCCTGAGCAGTTGGCCCGGCCGTTGATTGATCTTGACCTGATGGAGCCGGCCGAGCTGACCGTTGAGGCTCCCGCGCGGGGGATCTTCCACGGGTTCCGGAATTTCGAGCTCGCCCGCACGGATGCTTCATTGGCTACTTGGTTCAACGCCCAGTCTGGTTTGTTCCGGACCGCGATCCGCGTCGGTGCCTCCGAGGAGCAGCAGAAGGAATGGATGCCCAGGGTCCTGGACTTCTCCCTCAAAGGCGTTTTCTCGTTGACCGAACCGGACCATGGTTCGGACATCGCTGGCGGGCTCGCCACCACCGCCCGCTACGAACCAAGCCCAGGAACAGACCCCGACGGCGGAACTGGATCCGACGGCGGTAGCTGGGTTCTGGACGGTGCGAAGCGGTGGATCGGGGGAGCCTCCACGGCGGATGTGTTGTGTGTGTTCGCCCGCGATGTCGCCGACGGGCAGGTCAAAGCTTTCCTCGTGGACCGCACCGCTCCCGGGGTGTCCCTGGAGAAGATCCAGGGTAAAACTTCGCTGCGGATGATGCAGAACGCCCACATCACCCTGGACAGTGTCCGGGTTCCGGAGGGAATGCGCCTGCATAACGTGAACTCGTTTAAGGACGTCGCGGCGATGCTGCGGGCGATGAGATCCGATGTTGCCTGGATCGCCACCGGTATCCAGGCCGGGGCGTTCGAAGCCGCCCTGGCGTATGTGAGGGAACGGCAGCAGTTCGGCCGGTCACTGGGTTCGTTCCAACTGGTCCAGGAGAAACTGGCCCGCATGCTGGGCAACATCACCGCGAGTTTGTCGTTGGTGGTGCGGCTCACCGAGCAGCAGGGCTGGGGGATCTACCGGGACCAGGACTCGGCCCTGGCCAAAATGCAGACGTCCCTGATGATGCGCGAAACCGTCGCCCTCGCCCGCGAAGTCGTGGGCGGCAACGGCATCACCCTCGCCGCCGACGTCGCGCGTTTCCACGCCGACGCCGAGGCTGTCTATTCCTACGAGGGCACCCACGAAATCAACGCCCTCATCATCGGCCGCGCCCTCACCGGCGCCAGCGCCTTTACCAACTAAATCTCTTCACACAACACCACAGGAGGCAAAGATGCCCAATCTCATCGTCGATTTCGACACCCTGCTCACCATGTCCGGCAAGGACCTCGGCACCACCGATTACCGTGAGATCACCCAGCAGCAGATCAACCTGTTCGCTGACGCGACGGACGACCAGCAGTGGATCCACACCGACCCCGAACGCGCCAAGGACGGTCCTTTCGGCGCCCCGATCGCGCATGGTTTCCTCACCTTGTCCCTGATCATCCCGTTCTGGGGCGAACTCTTCGACGTCGACGGGGTCACCACCAAGGTCAACTACGGCCTGGACAAAGTCCGCTTCACCTCCCCGGTGAAGGTCGGCTCCAAAGTCCGCATGCAGGGCAGCATCGCCGAAGTCACCGAAGTCAAGGGCGGCGCCCAGATCAAAGTCAACGCCACCATCGAAATCGAAGGCCAGGAACGCCCCGCCGTCGTCGCCGAATTCCTCGCCCGCTTCTACAAGTAACCCGCTTTCCTTCGCTAAGAAACCCACCCCTCCTCTCCCAAGGAACAGCCATGTCAGGACACACTGCGCTCGCTACGTCGAGCACGACCGCAAAGCGCAAGGAAGCGCGCACGGTCATCTTGTCCAGCTATCTGGGCAGCACCATCGAGTTCTACGACTTCCTGCTCTACGCAACTGCGGCGGCGGTCGCTTTCCCCAAAGTGTTCTTCGCCGGTACGGACGAATGGGTGGGCGTCGTTGCTGCTTACGCCACGTTCGCTGCGGGCTACGTTGCCCGGCCTCTGGGCGGCATCATCTTCGGCCACTTCGGTGACCGCATCGGACGCAAGGGCATGCTCATCGTGTCCATGGCCATGATGGGCATCGCCTCCACCCTGATCGGCCTGATTCCGGGCGCCAACGTCATTGGCCCCTGGGGTGCCGTGATCCTGGTGGTCTTGCGGGTCTGCCAGGGAATCGCCGTCGGAGGCGAATGGGGTGGAGCCGCCCTGATGGCTTTGGAGCACTCGGATCCCAAGCGACG
This genomic window contains:
- a CDS encoding SDR family NAD(P)-dependent oxidoreductase, whose product is MSLNGKVAIVTGSGQGLGLAYARELARRGAAVVINDVNAETAAEAVALIEADGGRATAVVVPVGSTDAAKALVAGAVEAFGGLDILVTNAGILRDKSLLKMTDEDFDVVINVHLKGTFTCVREAFAYFKENNIPGRIITIGSPTGQRGNFGQSNYAAAKAGIVGMVRTWALEMKRAGVTVNSVIPVAATAMTKTVPYFQKAVEADERGEAMPSFFRHDLGFGTADDVAGLIAFLASDEATGITGQAIGAGGDRLQVWTHPTAASTEYREGGWSYEALQENAGSLFGAEALQSFGEEFLPLPAELQPEPAKSEAVQAR
- a CDS encoding amidohydrolase family protein encodes the protein MADRYELGIDASGLDAIDMHVHLEVDSCGHGSLPEALTEASAKYFKAEDRTPSLDRIAEVYRELNMAAVVFTVDARTQLKHEPNSIPELIAGAARNNDVLIPFGSVDPRTGEDAIAGAKHQAVELGARGFKFHPSLQGFDPSNEAFYPLWEALQELGLPCIFHTGQNGMGAGLPGGYGIKLAYSNPLLLDAVAADFPGLQIIMAHPSVPWQDEANSIATHKSNVFIDLSGWSPKYFPESLVKASNSVLQDKVLFGTDFPLITPQKWLGAFADLPLKDEVRPKILKDNAVRLLGLGGLG
- a CDS encoding acyl-CoA dehydrogenase family protein; amino-acid sequence: MSTTTTATGVEQRLYSVADWYDAEALLTTEERRVLGRLRDFLETAAKPLLAEYWERGEFPEQLARPLIDLDLMEPAELTVEAPARGIFHGFRNFELARTDASLATWFNAQSGLFRTAIRVGASEEQQKEWMPRVLDFSLKGVFSLTEPDHGSDIAGGLATTARYEPSPGTDPDGGTGSDGGSWVLDGAKRWIGGASTADVLCVFARDVADGQVKAFLVDRTAPGVSLEKIQGKTSLRMMQNAHITLDSVRVPEGMRLHNVNSFKDVAAMLRAMRSDVAWIATGIQAGAFEAALAYVRERQQFGRSLGSFQLVQEKLARMLGNITASLSLVVRLTEQQGWGIYRDQDSALAKMQTSLMMRETVALAREVVGGNGITLAADVARFHADAEAVYSYEGTHEINALIIGRALTGASAFTN
- a CDS encoding MaoC family dehydratase — its product is MPNLIVDFDTLLTMSGKDLGTTDYREITQQQINLFADATDDQQWIHTDPERAKDGPFGAPIAHGFLTLSLIIPFWGELFDVDGVTTKVNYGLDKVRFTSPVKVGSKVRMQGSIAEVTEVKGGAQIKVNATIEIEGQERPAVVAEFLARFYK